A stretch of the Marinitoga sp. 38H-ov genome encodes the following:
- a CDS encoding RNA polymerase subunit sigma-70, which yields MIKKPVTKKDIICYLQKYRRAIQDIFSQVVHLYFKSGKIHFEYPYYSPRYEKIKRKINRVRDFNTLRKEGYPETLIKAFAISELVEFWLYSEKINLSDLERECLFWFYIIHDFEYYDKFNKKYKKSDVRRLIDSAIRKILKYNNNAI from the coding sequence ATGATAAAAAAGCCCGTCACTAAAAAAGATATAATTTGTTATCTTCAAAAGTACCGCAGGGCTATTCAAGATATTTTCTCTCAAGTGGTTCATTTATACTTTAAATCTGGAAAGATCCATTTTGAATACCCTTATTATTCACCTAGATATGAAAAGATAAAAAGAAAAATTAATCGTGTTCGTGATTTTAATACTTTAAGAAAAGAAGGATATCCAGAAACTTTAATTAAAGCATTTGCTATTTCTGAATTGGTAGAATTCTGGTTATACAGTGAAAAGATTAATTTATCAGATCTTGAAAGAGAATGTTTGTTTTGGTTTTATATAATTCATGATTTTGAATATTATGACAAGTTTAATAAGAAGTATAAAAAATCAGATGTTAGAAGGCTTATAGATAGTGCAATAAGAAAGATTTTGAAGTATAATAATAACGCAATTTAA
- a CDS encoding transcriptional coactivator p15/PC4 family protein → MKEFDKNAREKIRVFISEYKGKNILNIRIFYQDIDGEWKPSKKGVALPLSIAEDVLNGALDELKAGV, encoded by the coding sequence ATGAAAGAGTTTGATAAAAATGCCAGAGAAAAAATCAGAGTTTTTATCAGTGAGTATAAAGGAAAGAATATATTAAACATCAGAATTTTTTATCAAGATATTGACGGTGAATGGAAACCTTCCAAAAAAGGTGTTGCATTACCTCTAAGTATTGCTGAAGATGTTTTAAATGGTGCATTAGATGAATTAAAAGCTGGTGTATAA